The Curtobacterium herbarum genome contains the following window.
ATGTCGACGAGCACCAGGTCGTCGGTGCCGGTCCGGACCAGGGCGCTCTCGGTGCGCGGCACGTAGGCCCACTGGGCGACCGGGAGCGGTGTCGCGCCGATCGCCGGCTTGCCGTCCGCCCCGACCGGCTCCGGCTGGTGCGTCCCGGTCAGGTCGACGTCGTACAGACCGACGTCCTCGGAGCGGCCGGACGAGGTGTCGGCGTAGACGAACCCGAACGAGGCGCCGTCGTCGGCGGCGTGCAGGGCCTTCGCCGTGCCGACCGCGCTCGGCATCGACAGGCGTTCGACCGGGACCTCGGGGTCCTGCACCCCGCCGGCGAGCGGCACGATGTCGATCGCCGAGTGGCCCGACGAGTCGTTCCGGAGCACGACCAGGGAGCGGGCGAGGACCGCGTACTCGGCGATGCCCGACGCGCGGTACACGGTCCGGGTGCCGGCGGCGCCGAGGTCCCGACGGACGATCCGGTCGGCTGCACCGTTCCGCCCCGGGACCACGGCGAGGACGTCGGTGCTGCCGGTCCGGATCGTGGTCCGGAGCTCCGACGCGGCCGCCTGCCCCGGAGCGCGGACGCCACGGAGGGTCAGTGTGTAGTCGCGGTCGTAGCCGAGCGGGCCGGCGAACTCGACGGCGACGGTGTTGCCGCTCGAGGTGACCGAGAACGCGGCCGCGGGGCTGACCCGCACCGCGGAGGCCGGGACGCGCTGCACGGCCTGGTTCGCGGTGAGGATGACACGCTGCGCCGGCCGGGTGACCAGGTCGCTGGCGTCGTAGGACACCGACCGCAGCCGGGGGCCCTGCTGCGACCCGGCCACGGCGGCGAGCGCGGCGACGACGGCCAGGACGACCACGACGGCCGTGAAGCGTCGGCGGAAGCGGTGGGTGACCGGGCGCCGCGGGCGGACCGCACCCCGCTCGGTGTCAGTACTCATACGGGTCCGAGGGCTGGCTGACCCGGGTGACGGTCGCCGCGCGGATGACCAGGCGTGCGTCGGAGGCGGTGTCCGGGTTCGCGGCGAGGGCACCCTCGACCCGGACCCACTGGTTCTCCGGCGGCAGCGTGCCGTCGGTCGTGACCCCGATGCCGACCGGCTGGGCGTCCACCGCGCAGCAACTGACGACGAAGCGGGTCAGGGTGAACGTGCCGTCCGACCCGGGCACGACGAACCCGGTGAGGGTGAGCTTGCGGCCGACGAGCGCCGTCGTGTCGGTGCTCTGCCGGATGAGCGCTGCCCAGTCCTTCACGCCGTAGCCGGACGTGTCCACCGACTCGCTGCCGAGGAGCGACACCGGCGCACCGGCACCCGTCGCGTCGGACAGTGACGCGGACCCGACGCTCCGCTGCTGGGCGGTCCGGGCGGACAGGGTCGTCGGGGGCAGGACGAGCATCGCGACGACGGTGCCGATCGTGACGAGCGCCGCGACGGAGCCGAGGACGACGTGCAGGAGGCGACCACCGCCTCCCGGCCGGGGTTCCGGGTCACCGTTGTGGGCGTGGCTGCCGTGGCGGGCGACGACGACGAGCCCGGCGACCGAGGCGGGCACCGCGACGGCGGCGAGGACCAGCGTG
Protein-coding sequences here:
- a CDS encoding TIGR03943 family putative permease subunit, yielding MSSSEQNPIEHDDHGHGHGAGSTAGRADRTAARRALLGLGSVLAVALGTLWLGLADHLDLYINPRYAVFTLVLAAVAVPASVAGLVVVARHGSHAHNGDPEPRPGGGGRLLHVVLGSVAALVTIGTVVAMLVLPPTTLSARTAQQRSVGSASLSDATGAGAPVSLLGSESVDTSGYGVKDWAALIRQSTDTTALVGRKLTLTGFVVPGSDGTFTLTRFVVSCCAVDAQPVGIGVTTDGTLPPENQWVRVEGALAANPDTASDARLVIRAATVTRVSQPSDPYEY